A DNA window from Pedobacter africanus contains the following coding sequences:
- a CDS encoding putative sensor domain DACNV-containing protein → MAKHFTPTDLAAFVYAELQRSKIKEEKPSEAILKELFNTLYYTSLQTEEGQYIKVTVTLLDHRSIERDEPVQHDNWNFFAFEQPIEFSIKNLVKLSKAADPWSSTLSVHYDENHKLFIYGMIDQTYHYQSYLNYEQDDKPPYPGIIQTMINGIGILNVMLDYHPVATLNQNSLVKLYPNVFEYGPVSDFIRKKTIYSKSFIEKKVGHDLSADDAAVYNDIIFEYVIQSISRILLKIKTYHHGGAILITKDFVSDLTTKYQLEYNRIESAILHILTSVTDNDLLLDEIKMYKRKKRDIPSVLHDEFNENALEIEDSYNELIGAVRFVSSLSCVDGLVVLSPHLNVHGFGAVINEKELPPYVFLNRSSKLSVNKVRIDPKHFGTRHQSMFSYCYKHPESLGFVVSQDGEIRAIKNVGGEVMMWENIKVYQFERSSKMPKLPPRK, encoded by the coding sequence ATGGCAAAACATTTTACGCCTACTGATCTTGCAGCTTTTGTGTACGCTGAGTTACAGCGCTCGAAAATAAAGGAAGAAAAACCCAGCGAGGCTATTTTAAAGGAGTTGTTTAATACTTTATATTATACCAGCCTGCAAACAGAAGAGGGGCAGTACATCAAAGTTACCGTTACCTTATTGGATCATCGATCTATAGAAAGAGATGAACCGGTACAGCACGATAACTGGAATTTCTTTGCTTTTGAGCAGCCGATAGAATTTTCTATAAAAAATCTGGTTAAGCTCTCTAAAGCTGCAGACCCCTGGAGTTCTACGCTGTCTGTTCATTATGATGAAAATCATAAGCTTTTTATTTATGGAATGATTGACCAGACCTATCATTACCAGAGTTACCTGAATTATGAACAGGACGATAAACCACCTTATCCGGGTATAATTCAGACCATGATCAATGGTATCGGGATCCTAAATGTAATGCTGGATTATCATCCGGTAGCCACGCTGAACCAGAATTCCCTGGTTAAATTATATCCGAATGTGTTTGAATATGGGCCGGTTTCAGATTTCATCCGAAAGAAAACGATATACAGTAAATCTTTTATTGAAAAGAAAGTAGGGCATGACCTAAGTGCTGATGATGCGGCTGTATACAATGACATCATATTTGAGTATGTGATCCAGTCCATTAGCCGGATTTTGCTTAAAATAAAAACTTACCATCATGGGGGCGCGATATTGATAACAAAAGATTTTGTAAGCGATCTGACTACCAAATACCAATTGGAATATAACCGGATTGAATCGGCAATTTTACATATTCTGACCAGTGTAACGGATAACGATTTGCTGTTGGACGAGATCAAAATGTATAAACGGAAGAAACGCGACATTCCTTCAGTGCTCCACGACGAGTTTAATGAGAACGCACTGGAAATTGAAGACAGCTATAATGAGCTGATTGGTGCTGTACGCTTTGTATCTTCTTTAAGCTGTGTAGATGGTTTGGTAGTTTTGTCGCCTCATTTAAATGTGCATGGATTTGGAGCAGTTATCAATGAGAAAGAATTGCCACCTTACGTTTTCCTGAACAGATCCTCCAAACTTTCAGTGAACAAGGTGAGGATAGACCCAAAGCATTTCGGCACAAGGCACCAGTCGATGTTTTCTTATTGCTATAAACATCCTGAAAGCCTTGGTTTTGTGGTGTCACAGGATGGAGAAATCAGGGCGATCAAAAACGTAGGTGGCGAGGTGATGATGTGGGAAAACATTAAAGTTTACCAATTTGAAAGAAGCAGCAAAATGCCCAAACTGCCGCCAAGGAAGTAA
- a CDS encoding MFS transporter, translated as MHSNKKNNLTLAAICLSSLMFGLEISSVPVLLPSLEKLLHGSFTDVQWIMNAYTIACTTVLMATGTLADRYGRKLIFIIGLSLFGITSLLCGLATNMPLLIISRFLQGLGGGIMLICQIAILSHQFQEGPQRSKAFAMWGIIFGIGLGFGPLIGGLILSFSSWEWVFLVHFPLSILTLCLALAGISESKNTKAQRLDVWGMISLSLAVFALIYFIIQGPVLGFGSTTALLILTCAAFAFLLFLYAEKTFPQPMFDFTVFKVRNFSGAITGSIGMNFCFWPFMIYLPIYFQGVLGYSSLVAGTALLAYTLPTLVVPPLAERLLLKYQPGIVIPFGLFSIGLGFIFMWLGIRAEHPGWLSMLPGTLLSGIGLGFCNTPVTNTTTGSVSADRAGMASGIDMSARLITLAINIALMGLVLSKGITTHLKATLESSFNASQLQELAEKIAAGNNGFGNEGQAALSYGFELLTLFSGTGVWILAILSFYLFKPNLRSVKE; from the coding sequence ATGCATAGCAACAAGAAAAATAACCTTACCCTGGCCGCCATCTGCCTTTCATCGCTGATGTTCGGGCTCGAAATTTCCAGTGTACCTGTTTTGCTGCCCAGCCTCGAAAAATTATTACATGGCAGCTTCACAGATGTGCAATGGATCATGAACGCTTACACCATTGCCTGCACAACAGTACTGATGGCCACAGGAACCCTGGCCGATCGTTACGGACGGAAGCTGATATTTATAATCGGACTATCGCTCTTCGGCATCACCTCCCTGCTCTGCGGTCTGGCTACAAATATGCCTTTGCTCATCATTAGCCGCTTTCTCCAGGGACTGGGCGGTGGCATTATGCTTATTTGTCAGATCGCCATTCTTTCTCACCAGTTTCAGGAAGGGCCTCAACGCAGCAAGGCCTTTGCCATGTGGGGTATAATATTTGGGATAGGGCTCGGTTTTGGCCCGCTTATCGGTGGACTGATCCTATCATTTTCCAGTTGGGAATGGGTTTTCCTGGTTCATTTTCCATTGAGTATACTTACCCTGTGTTTAGCGCTTGCAGGTATATCAGAATCTAAAAACACCAAGGCCCAGCGCCTGGATGTATGGGGTATGATCTCATTATCGCTAGCTGTTTTCGCATTGATCTATTTTATTATTCAGGGGCCGGTACTGGGCTTCGGCAGTACTACTGCATTGCTTATTCTTACATGCGCTGCATTTGCTTTCCTGCTCTTTCTTTATGCCGAAAAGACTTTCCCACAACCTATGTTTGATTTTACCGTCTTCAAAGTGCGTAACTTTTCAGGTGCCATCACTGGCTCTATAGGTATGAATTTCTGCTTCTGGCCATTCATGATCTACCTGCCAATTTATTTTCAGGGTGTATTGGGTTACAGTAGCCTGGTCGCCGGAACCGCTCTCCTGGCTTACACCCTACCCACGCTGGTAGTTCCGCCTTTGGCAGAACGCCTGTTACTAAAATACCAACCGGGCATTGTTATTCCATTTGGTTTATTCAGCATTGGCCTTGGTTTTATATTCATGTGGCTGGGCATCAGGGCTGAACATCCAGGATGGCTGAGCATGCTTCCAGGGACCCTTCTGTCTGGCATTGGCCTGGGCTTCTGCAATACGCCAGTAACCAATACCACCACCGGATCGGTTAGCGCTGACCGTGCAGGAATGGCATCCGGGATAGACATGAGTGCCAGGCTCATCACACTTGCAATCAACATCGCTCTAATGGGGCTGGTATTAAGTAAAGGTATTACCACACATTTAAAAGCAACTTTAGAAAGCAGTTTCAATGCCAGCCAGCTCCAAGAGCTGGCCGAAAAAATAGCAGCAGGCAATAATGGCTTTGGCAACGAGGGCCAGGCAGCACTCAGCTATGGTTTTGAACTGCTCACCCTATTCAGCGGAACTGGTGTCTGGATACTGGCCATCCTCAGTTTTTATCTATTTAAGCCTAATTTACGGTCCGTTAAAGAATAG
- the ligD gene encoding DNA ligase D, whose amino-acid sequence MSLKKYNEKRDFNKTTEPKAGKPAASGKLQFVIQKHDASRLHYDFRLEMGGVLKSWAVPKGPSTDPKNKRLAMMVEDHPFDYKSFEGIIPQGEYGGGTVIVWDEGTYEPIEQIKGKKAQEKHLLHQLHTGSLKIVLHGQKLKGEYALVKTHGMGENGWLLIKHKDEYASTADITKKDKSVLSEKTIAQMENSSEKVWKNGHEEDLIKPLLKKGKKAKIPIGMKPMLATLVNEPFDDPEWIYEVKWDGYRALGFCKKNGDVQLLSRNNKQFNEKFYPIFELLQSWKMDIVVDGEILVINDKGVSKFGDLQNWRSEADGELVYYVFDLIWFDGKDYTQLPLMERQKILAAVLPQNDDRIRLSKVFEAKGTEFFEAATKMGLEGIIAKKANSLYAKNARSAEWLKIKVNQRQEVVIAGFTKNEGTSKKFSSLLLGIYENGNLQYVGKVGTGFNDKAQREMMAQFEPLIINKSPFPEVPDVNKPSRFRPNPPKAKATWLKPELVCEVSFAEVTSDGVFRHPSFEGMRTDKKAKDVLREAPVETKAIVESELPDEHETQPVQKDRHAGAIRPPKATGRKTLLNPKDETQVRKINGHELKFTHLSKLYWPEDKVSKRDMFNYYYQVAGYILPYLKDRPMSLNRFPGGIHSKGFYQKDVKGKAPDWAETFPYTTGDGEEKEYLLGNNEAALLWMASLGCIEMNPWFSRRQSPDNPDYCVIDLDPDKNTFDQVIEVARMVKEVLDQMGVPCYVKTSGSTGMHVYIPLGAKYTYDQSQMFAKIIVNLVHQQVPEFTSLERMVDSRKGKMYLDFLQNRPGATIAGPYSLRPKPGATVSMPLDWDEVKPGMKMMDFTIFNALDRLKETGDLFKGVLGKGIDLTKAINKAKAVFG is encoded by the coding sequence ATGAGCCTGAAAAAATATAACGAAAAGCGTGACTTTAACAAAACCACCGAACCTAAGGCTGGCAAACCTGCTGCAAGTGGTAAGCTACAGTTTGTAATCCAGAAGCATGATGCTTCGCGCCTGCACTATGATTTCAGGCTGGAAATGGGAGGTGTGTTGAAAAGCTGGGCAGTACCCAAAGGCCCTTCTACTGATCCTAAAAACAAACGCCTGGCCATGATGGTAGAAGATCATCCTTTCGATTATAAGAGTTTTGAAGGTATTATTCCCCAAGGTGAATATGGGGGCGGAACAGTGATTGTATGGGATGAGGGCACCTATGAACCTATTGAGCAGATTAAGGGGAAAAAAGCCCAGGAGAAGCATCTTTTGCATCAGCTGCATACCGGGTCATTGAAAATTGTTTTACATGGCCAGAAGCTAAAAGGTGAATATGCATTGGTTAAAACCCATGGCATGGGCGAGAATGGCTGGCTGCTGATTAAACATAAGGATGAGTATGCTTCCACAGCTGACATCACCAAAAAAGATAAATCTGTGCTTTCTGAAAAGACCATAGCACAAATGGAAAACAGCAGTGAAAAGGTGTGGAAGAACGGGCATGAAGAAGACCTGATTAAACCGCTGCTTAAAAAGGGGAAAAAAGCAAAAATTCCCATAGGGATGAAACCTATGCTGGCCACGCTTGTGAATGAGCCTTTTGATGATCCGGAATGGATATATGAAGTGAAATGGGATGGCTACCGTGCTCTGGGCTTCTGCAAAAAGAACGGTGATGTGCAGTTGCTATCGCGCAACAATAAGCAGTTTAATGAAAAGTTCTATCCCATTTTTGAGTTGCTGCAAAGCTGGAAAATGGACATTGTTGTGGACGGTGAAATTCTTGTGATCAATGATAAGGGGGTTTCGAAGTTTGGCGATTTACAAAACTGGAGAAGTGAGGCGGATGGGGAACTGGTGTATTATGTGTTCGACCTGATTTGGTTTGATGGTAAAGACTATACACAGCTTCCCTTAATGGAACGGCAGAAAATCCTGGCTGCAGTTTTACCCCAAAATGATGACCGTATAAGGTTGAGCAAGGTATTTGAGGCCAAGGGGACTGAATTTTTTGAGGCTGCAACAAAAATGGGCCTGGAAGGGATTATCGCTAAAAAAGCAAACAGTTTATATGCAAAAAATGCCCGTTCAGCTGAATGGCTGAAAATTAAAGTAAACCAGCGCCAGGAAGTGGTAATTGCTGGTTTTACAAAAAACGAAGGAACCTCCAAAAAGTTTAGTTCATTGCTGCTGGGCATTTATGAGAACGGGAATTTGCAGTATGTAGGCAAGGTAGGAACCGGTTTTAACGATAAGGCCCAGCGGGAAATGATGGCCCAGTTTGAACCGCTGATTATCAACAAAAGCCCTTTTCCGGAAGTACCGGATGTGAACAAACCTTCACGGTTTCGCCCTAACCCGCCTAAAGCCAAGGCAACATGGCTTAAACCGGAACTGGTCTGCGAAGTGAGCTTTGCCGAGGTAACCAGCGACGGTGTTTTCCGTCATCCTTCTTTTGAGGGGATGCGAACAGATAAGAAAGCCAAAGATGTGCTGAGGGAGGCCCCGGTTGAAACCAAAGCAATTGTTGAATCGGAACTGCCTGATGAGCACGAAACTCAGCCGGTGCAGAAAGACCGGCATGCTGGGGCAATCAGGCCGCCGAAAGCTACCGGGCGCAAAACCTTACTGAACCCTAAAGACGAAACCCAGGTGCGTAAAATAAACGGTCATGAATTGAAATTTACGCATTTGAGCAAACTTTACTGGCCGGAAGATAAGGTGAGCAAACGCGATATGTTTAATTATTATTACCAGGTAGCTGGCTACATTTTGCCCTACCTGAAAGACCGGCCGATGTCCTTGAACCGATTTCCGGGCGGTATACATTCCAAAGGTTTTTACCAGAAAGATGTGAAAGGTAAGGCTCCGGACTGGGCAGAGACTTTTCCTTACACCACAGGCGATGGGGAGGAAAAGGAGTATTTGCTGGGAAATAATGAAGCTGCTTTGCTTTGGATGGCCTCTTTAGGTTGTATTGAAATGAACCCCTGGTTTTCAAGAAGACAATCTCCCGACAACCCGGATTATTGCGTGATAGACCTTGACCCCGACAAGAACACCTTTGACCAGGTTATTGAAGTGGCCAGGATGGTAAAGGAGGTGCTTGACCAGATGGGCGTACCTTGTTATGTCAAGACTTCCGGATCAACAGGTATGCATGTGTATATCCCCCTGGGTGCTAAATACACTTACGACCAGTCGCAGATGTTTGCTAAAATTATTGTGAACCTGGTACACCAGCAGGTGCCGGAGTTTACCAGCCTGGAAAGAATGGTGGATAGCCGTAAGGGGAAGATGTACCTGGATTTTCTGCAGAACAGGCCTGGCGCTACTATTGCAGGGCCATATTCTTTACGCCCTAAGCCGGGCGCTACGGTATCTATGCCGCTGGACTGGGACGAAGTAAAGCCCGGGATGAAAATGATGGACTTTACAATTTTTAATGCGCTGGACCGGCTTAAAGAAACAGGCGATCTTTTTAAAGGGGTGCTGGGCAAAGGCATTGACCTTACCAAGGCGATCAATAAGGCCAAAGCCGTGTTTGGGTGA
- a CDS encoding VOC family protein, which yields MKKIRPCLWLDHNVKEAIDFYTSVFKKSEVLSTSYYPKDAPHFGGEILAADIKIEDQEFILLNGGPTFKFNESVSFSIEANTQEEIDYYWTNLTANGGKESQCGWLKDKFGLSWQVSPTILSNLLQSSDPDKAKRVMDAMMKMGKIIIKDIEEAAKI from the coding sequence ATGAAAAAGATAAGACCCTGTTTATGGTTAGACCATAATGTTAAAGAAGCAATCGATTTTTACACCTCGGTATTTAAAAAATCAGAAGTGCTCAGCACCAGTTATTACCCAAAAGATGCACCTCATTTTGGTGGCGAGATATTGGCAGCAGATATAAAAATAGAAGATCAGGAATTCATATTGTTAAACGGTGGCCCAACGTTCAAATTTAACGAGTCTGTGTCTTTTTCTATCGAAGCCAATACACAGGAAGAGATTGATTATTATTGGACCAACCTTACGGCCAATGGCGGTAAAGAATCACAATGCGGATGGTTAAAAGACAAATTTGGCTTATCCTGGCAGGTTTCTCCCACAATTCTTAGCAATCTGTTGCAAAGTAGTGATCCGGATAAAGCCAAACGTGTAATGGATGCAATGATGAAAATGGGCAAAATTATCATCAAAGATATAGAAGAAGCAGCGAAAATTTAA
- a CDS encoding KTSC domain-containing protein, with the protein MPSSVIRYFDYNKESHTLKIIFVTGIEYHYKNVPERVFQMLRAAGSKGRYFNHYIKDKFKFKKVGV; encoded by the coding sequence ATGCCTTCTTCAGTTATCAGGTATTTCGACTATAACAAGGAATCGCATACCCTCAAAATCATTTTTGTGACGGGTATAGAATATCATTATAAAAATGTGCCTGAAAGGGTTTTTCAAATGCTGAGGGCTGCTGGTTCGAAAGGGCGTTATTTCAACCACTATATCAAAGATAAGTTCAAGTTTAAAAAAGTAGGGGTTTAA
- a CDS encoding DUF6496 domain-containing protein — protein sequence MAKYSEKASEKVEKTMHEMKEGKLKSGSGKKVTSKKQAIAIGLSEARKEGAKVPKKKS from the coding sequence ATGGCAAAGTATTCAGAAAAAGCCTCAGAGAAGGTGGAAAAAACAATGCATGAAATGAAAGAGGGAAAACTTAAATCCGGGAGCGGTAAAAAAGTGACTTCTAAAAAGCAGGCCATTGCAATAGGCTTGTCAGAGGCAAGAAAAGAAGGGGCCAAGGTTCCAAAAAAGAAATCTTAA
- a CDS encoding SDR family oxidoreductase — MEKQKKQKPPQKPDTKYPVPPFPKQKQTPPGKEQKMKPLADHGEESYKGSGKLTGKKAIITGGDSGIGKAIAIAFAREGADVLISYLSDDETKDAQDSARYVEEAGQKAVLVKGDIRKEGHCKKIIEKAVKEFGQIDILVNNAAFQMARKDLADIPGEEWVKTFETNIHSMFYLSKAAEPYMKKGSNIINTTSVNAYNPSAVLLPYAATKGAIQNFTANLSQILLTAGKGIRVNAVAPGPIWTPLIPSTMPDPEKFGMDTPMGRPGQPVEVAPAYVFLASDDASYISGATIPVAGGRITI; from the coding sequence ATGGAAAAACAGAAAAAGCAAAAACCGCCTCAAAAGCCTGATACTAAATATCCCGTTCCGCCTTTTCCTAAACAAAAGCAAACACCGCCAGGAAAAGAACAAAAAATGAAGCCTTTGGCCGATCATGGGGAAGAAAGCTATAAAGGTTCCGGAAAACTTACAGGTAAAAAGGCCATCATTACTGGTGGAGATTCTGGCATTGGGAAGGCTATTGCCATTGCTTTTGCGCGTGAAGGTGCAGACGTACTAATTAGCTACCTGAGCGATGATGAAACAAAAGATGCACAGGACTCCGCCAGGTATGTAGAAGAAGCTGGTCAAAAGGCAGTTTTGGTAAAAGGCGATATCAGAAAAGAAGGCCATTGCAAGAAAATCATAGAAAAAGCCGTAAAGGAATTTGGACAAATAGATATTTTGGTAAACAACGCCGCCTTTCAGATGGCCCGGAAAGATTTAGCCGACATCCCAGGTGAGGAATGGGTAAAAACGTTTGAAACCAATATCCATTCCATGTTCTATTTGAGCAAAGCGGCTGAACCTTATATGAAAAAAGGAAGCAATATTATTAATACCACCTCGGTAAATGCTTATAACCCAAGTGCTGTGCTGCTGCCCTATGCAGCCACGAAAGGTGCCATTCAAAATTTTACGGCCAATTTAAGCCAGATTTTATTAACTGCAGGCAAAGGCATAAGGGTTAACGCGGTTGCACCCGGTCCGATCTGGACGCCACTTATCCCCTCAACCATGCCCGATCCGGAAAAATTCGGCATGGATACACCAATGGGCAGGCCCGGGCAGCCTGTAGAAGTGGCTCCTGCCTATGTTTTCCTGGCATCTGATGACGCTAGCTATATTTCAGGGGCTACCATTCCAGTTGCTGGCGGAAGGATTACGATTTAA
- a CDS encoding ArsR family transcriptional regulator, with the protein MVFNHTDPTRRQIIDLLSNQSLNLNAVAWHFEISRPAISKHIKILMECGSGQIHPQTILGERLFRDKLYIKSS; encoded by the coding sequence TTGGTTTTTAATCATACAGATCCTACACGGCGCCAGATCATTGATCTGCTGAGCAATCAATCGCTCAACCTCAATGCGGTTGCATGGCATTTTGAAATCAGCCGCCCGGCCATTTCCAAGCACATTAAAATACTTATGGAGTGCGGTTCCGGCCAAATTCATCCCCAAACAATTTTAGGTGAAAGATTGTTTAGGGATAAACTATATATCAAATCATCATGA
- a CDS encoding helix-turn-helix domain-containing protein, protein MVKQNIHQAVEVAYLKTDHCPLSNRQYSFFEMVYLISGRGFVNINGNRMAYRDGNLLLLTPNDHHHYEIVVETEFLLIRFSDSYIRNYPWKSIHHLECLLFYATKLSGCVMRCKEDSLLVEKIVDSLLFGMKLGGVYQQDLDMNLVNALIVIAARNIAKLRPGNVRDNTDKRILEIINHIERNIFIPEQLTAAAIGDTFGISQTYLGVYFKKQCGETLQQFISGYRIRLIEWRLKFSDLRINELADEFGFADGSHLNKFFKKQKGISLSGYRQALPRLDPGSIRTPNLH, encoded by the coding sequence ATGGTTAAACAGAATATACACCAGGCTGTAGAAGTAGCATACCTTAAAACAGACCATTGCCCGCTGAGCAACAGGCAGTATAGTTTTTTTGAAATGGTATACCTCATTTCGGGTAGGGGATTTGTGAACATCAACGGCAATAGAATGGCCTATCGAGATGGCAACCTTTTGCTGCTTACACCTAATGACCACCATCATTATGAAATAGTTGTAGAGACAGAGTTTCTGCTGATCCGTTTTAGCGACAGCTACATCAGGAACTATCCCTGGAAAAGTATTCATCACCTGGAGTGTTTGCTTTTCTATGCAACTAAATTATCAGGATGTGTAATGAGGTGCAAAGAGGACAGCCTTCTTGTAGAGAAGATTGTGGACTCACTGCTTTTTGGTATGAAGCTGGGTGGTGTTTACCAGCAGGACCTGGATATGAACCTGGTAAATGCCTTGATTGTTATAGCGGCCAGAAACATCGCTAAATTGCGGCCGGGAAATGTAAGAGATAATACGGATAAACGTATACTTGAGATCATTAATCATATTGAGCGCAATATTTTTATACCGGAACAGCTAACGGCTGCAGCTATTGGGGATACTTTTGGTATTTCGCAGACCTATCTGGGTGTTTACTTTAAAAAACAATGTGGAGAGACCCTGCAGCAATTTATAAGTGGCTACAGGATCAGATTGATTGAGTGGCGTTTAAAATTCAGTGATTTGAGAATCAATGAACTGGCTGATGAATTCGGGTTTGCAGACGGGAGCCATCTGAATAAGTTTTTTAAGAAACAAAAAGGAATCAGTTTATCAGGATATCGTCAGGCCCTGCCCCGACTTGATCCGGGATCTATCAGGACCCCGAACCTGCATTAA